In a genomic window of bacterium:
- the clpP gene encoding ATP-dependent Clp endopeptidase proteolytic subunit ClpP: protein MEKKNEIKNQVIPYVIEQTERGERAYDIYSRLLKDRIIFIGTAITDNVANVVIAQFLFLQSEDSGKDIHLYLNTPGGAITAGLAIYDTMQFVSCDVDTYCIGQAASMGAILLAGGTKGKRFLLPHSRVMIHQPWGGVEGTATEVNIHTREILRLKKIVNEILSLHTGQSIKKIERDTERDYFMSAEEAVKYGISDKIIQSEKVKKL from the coding sequence ATGGAAAAGAAAAATGAAATAAAAAATCAGGTTATACCATATGTTATTGAACAAACAGAAAGAGGAGAGAGAGCATATGATATTTATTCTCGACTTCTGAAAGATAGAATAATTTTTATAGGTACTGCTATAACGGATAATGTAGCAAATGTTGTAATTGCACAATTTTTATTCTTACAGAGTGAGGACTCAGGAAAAGATATACATCTTTATTTAAATACGCCTGGCGGAGCAATTACTGCTGGGCTTGCAATTTATGATACAATGCAGTTTGTTTCCTGTGATGTTGATACTTATTGTATTGGACAGGCAGCAAGTATGGGAGCAATTTTACTTGCAGGTGGAACAAAAGGAAAAAGGTTTTTATTGCCCCATAGCAGAGTTATGATTCATCAACCATGGGGAGGAGTTGAAGGGACTGCAACAGAAGTAAATATTCATACAAGAGAAATATTACGGCTTAAAAAAATTGTAAATGAAATTTTATCTTTACATACAGGACAATCAATAAAGAAAATAGAAAGAGATACTGAAAGAGATTATTTTATGAGTGCAGAAGAAGCAGTGAAATATGGAATTAGTGATAAAATTATACAATCAGAAAAGGTAAAGAAACTATAA